In Sphaerisporangium krabiense, the DNA window TCGAGCCGTCGGCCGCGATGCTGGCCGAGGCGCTGTCGCGCGGTCACCTGGACGCGGCGCTGATCGGCGTCATCGAAGGGTTCGACGTCACGCTGGTGGCGCCGGTGGTGAGCCGCACGCTGGTGCCCCGGTATCCCATCTTCGTCGCGCTGTCGGCCGCGCACCCGCTGGCCGCCCAGGAGGAGATCAGCCTCGCCGACCTCAAGGAAGAGGCGTGGATCAGCCCGCCCGGCGCCGACGACGGGTCGCTCGCCGCGCTGCGGGCCTCCTGCCGGGCCGCCGGGTACGAGCCCCGCGTGCTCTACGACGCCCCGAGCGGCGCGGCGCGCCCGCTGGTCGCCGAGGGGCACGGCGTCCGGCTGGTCGACCCCTCCTGGCCGGTCCCGCCCGGCGTTTCGGTGCGCCCCCTGGCCGGGGAGCCACAGGTCGCCCGGCTCGTGGTGGCCTGGCGGCGCGACCGCCTGAGCGCCGCGTGCGCGAGCGCCCTCTACCGCGGCCTGTCCGACGCCTACGGCGACCACGTGGACGGCAACCCCGCCTTCAGCCGATGGTGGCGCACCCACCCGGAGGTGCACCCGCTCACCTGACGCGCGCAGAACCCTCGGTCGGAGCGGGGTCGTGCTCGCCAGGGCGCCCCGCTGGGCTACTCTCGACCCCGTGGAGAAAACCACCCCGCACGGCAGGCGTGGTGAACGGGCACGATCATCGGCACAGGAACGAGGTCTGAGGTGCAGGGCTGGCACGGACTCCAAGACGTGCCCGGAGACTGGGGCAGGTCTGTCGTCACGATCGGGGTGTTCGACGGTGTGCATCGGGGGCATCAGCGCATGGTCCGGCGCGCCGTGGCCCTCGCGGAGCACCTGGGGCTCCCCTCCGTGGTCATCACGTTCGACCCCCATCCGGACGAGGTGGTGAGACCGGGCAGCCATCCGCCCCGGCTCACGACGGCGCGTCACCGCACGGAACTGCTCGGCGATCTCGGCGTGGACGCCGTGTGCGTCTTGCCGTTCACGCTGGAGTTCTCGCACATGACCCCCGACGAGTTCGTCCAGGCGGTCCTGGTGGACCGGCTGCACGCCGCGGGCGTGGTCGTGGGGGAGAACTTCCGGTTCGGCCACAAGGCCGTCGGCGACGTCGAGACGCTGCGCCAGCTCGGCGAGAAGTACGACTTCGTCGCCGAGGGCGTCCCCCTGGTGAGCAACGGCGAGGCGATCTCCTCCAGCCTGATCCGGCGGTGGCTCGCCGACGGCGAGGTCGGCGCCGCCGCCGAGGCCCTCGGCCGTCCGCACCGCGTGGAGGGCGTGGTCGTGCGCGGGCACCAGCGGGGCAGGGCCCTGCTCGGGTTCCCGACCGCCAACGTCGAGTCGCCCTCGTTCACCGCGATCCCGGCCGACGGCGTCTACGCGGGCTGGCTGGAGTGCACCCAGTCGCCGTCGCCGTACGAGGGGCAGCGCTGGCCGGCGGCGATCTCCATCGGCACCAACCCGACCTTCGAGGGCGTCGAGCGCACCGTCGAGGCCTACGCCCTCGACCGCGACGACCTCGACCTGTACGGGGTCCACGTCGTGGTCGACTTCGCCGTGCGGCTGCGCGACACCGTGAAGTTCGACTCCATCGAGGCGCTGATCGAACAGATGCGCCGGGACGTGGACGAGGCGCGCCGCCTGCTCTCGGAATGATCCCGGCGCGCGCCGAGCGCGGCGGTGCCGTGGCGGTGGTAGCCTGACGTGTCGGCTCGGTTTCGGCGCGATGCGCGCTGCCCGCCGGCCGCTCACGGCGACTGTAGGCGCACACGGTCGTTCGTTCGCATTCCGATTGTCGCGTGCGCCCGTAGAAGATCTAAGGAGAGCTTTGTCGCTCGACACCGCCGCCAAGAAGACGATCATCGCCGAGTACGGTACCGGCGATGGTGACACCGGGTCGCCCGAGGTCCAGATCGCGCTGCTGAGCAAGCGCATCAGCGAGCTCACCGAGCACCTCAAGACCCACAAGCACGACCACCACAGCCGCCGCGGGCTGCTGCTGCTCGTCGGCCGCCGCCGCCGTCTGCTGAAGTACCTCGCGAGCAAGGACATCACGCGGTACCGCACCCTGATCGAGCGGCTCGGCCTGCGCCGATAGTGTGGTAGGGAGCGGCTCCGCGCCGCTCCCTCTCTCATACCAGGGCAAAGGCCACCCTGATAGAGGGAACGCGGGGGGCGCGGTCGTAGCGCGACCGCGCCTGACTCCGCACACTGGCCTGATGTGATAGACAACTGAACAGCCGACAAAGTGCCCCGCGTCCGCACAGCACTGCACACGCGCGTCCCCGTGACGCCTGCGGGCCGGTCCTCGGTAGTGGCTTCCGGATGCCACGCGGCGTGACGCCGCGCGACCCGGGTGCTTCGATCGAAGACCGGCGCTGCACATGACGGGGAGCGGGCAGTACCGAAATCACGGAGAGACCCGGGCAGGAGCGAGCCGACCGCGAAGACGCCCGGTCGGCCGGCGAATGCCCTTGAGCGCGCGACACAGCACGGACGCGGGCGGCCGACCAAGAGGAGGTCCCCCGTGGAGGGTGTCCACAGCACGGAAGCCGTGATCGACAACGGCTCGTTCGGCACGCGTACCGTCCGGTTCGAGACCGGGCGTCTCGCGCGCCAGGCGGCGGGAAGCGCCGTCGTGTACCTCGATGACGACACGATGGTCCTGTCCGCCACCACCGCGTCCAAGAATCCCAAGGAAGGCTTGGACTTCTTCCCGCTCACCGTCGACGTCGAGGAGCGGATGTACGCCGCGGGCCGCATCCCCGGCTCGTTCTTCCGGCGCGAGGGCCGTCCCTCCGAGGACGCCATCCTCACCTGCCGCCTGATCGACCGTCCGCTGCGCCCGTCCTTCGTCAAGGGCCTGCGCAACGAGGTCCAGGTCGTGGCCACGGTGATGGCGCTCAACCCCGAGCACCTGTACGACGTGGTCGCGATCAACGCGGCCAGCCTGTCCACGCAGCTCGCGGGCCTGCCCTTCTCCGGCCCGATCGGCGGCGTCCGCGTCGCGCTGATCAACGGCCAGTGGGTGGGGTTCCCGACGCACGCCGAGCTGGAGGGCGCCACCTTCGACATGGTCGTCGCCGGCCGTGTGCTGGAGGACGGCGACGTCGCGATCATGATGGTCGAGGCGGAGTCCACCCGTGACACGCTGCGGCTCGTCGCCGAGGGCTCGGTCGCGCCGACCGAGGAGACCGTCGCCGAGGGCCTCGAGGCGGCCAAGCCGTTCATCAAGGTGCTGGTCGAGGCGCAGTCCCGCGTCGCCGAGGTCGCCGCCAAGGAGACCGCCCAGTACCCGATCTTCCTGGACTACCAGGAGGACGCCTACGAGGCCGTCTCCGGCGCGGTGAAGAGCGAGCTCGCCTCGGCGCTGACCATCGCCGGCAAGAAGGAGCGCGAGACCGAGCTCGACCGCGTCAAGGCCCTGGCGCTGGAGAAGCTCGGCGCGGACTTCGAGGGCCGCGAGAAGGAGATCTCCGCCGCGTTCCGCACGCTGACCAAGAAGCTCATGCGCGAGCGCGTGATCAACGAGGGCGTGCGCATCGACGGCCGCGGCACCAAGGACATCCGCCAGCTCAGCGCCGAGGTCCACGTGGTCCCGAGGGTCCACGGCTCGGCCCTGTTCGAGCGCGGCGAGACCCAGATCCTGGGCATCACCACGCTGAACATGCTGCGCATGGAGCAGATGATCGACACGCTCAACCCCGAGCGCACCAAGCGGTACATGCACAACTACAACTTCCCGCCCTACTCCACCGGTGAGACCGGCCGGGTGGGCTCGCCCAAGCGCCGCGAGATCGGCCACGGCGCGCTCGCCGAGCGGGCGCTGCTGCCGGTGCTGCCGAGCCGCGAGGAGTTCCCCTACGCCATCCGCCAGGTGTCGGAGGCCCTCGGCTCCAACGGCTCGACCAGCATGGGTTCGGTCTGCGCCTCCACGATGGCGCTGCTGGACGCGGGCGTCCCGCTCAAGGACATGGTGGCGGGCATCGCGATGGGCCTCATCGGCGAGAACGGCGCCTACGTGACGCTCAC includes these proteins:
- a CDS encoding LysR family transcriptional regulator encodes the protein MDLEIRHLRMICALAETGSVTRAAARLGLSQPAITSRLHHLETLVGATLFVRSRSGVEPTALGSQVVARARIVLAEVDALLGDLRVPRGPDGVLRLGSVHVACVASIVGRVSEALPGREVSLRIEPSAAMLAEALSRGHLDAALIGVIEGFDVTLVAPVVSRTLVPRYPIFVALSAAHPLAAQEEISLADLKEEAWISPPGADDGSLAALRASCRAAGYEPRVLYDAPSGAARPLVAEGHGVRLVDPSWPVPPGVSVRPLAGEPQVARLVVAWRRDRLSAACASALYRGLSDAYGDHVDGNPAFSRWWRTHPEVHPLT
- a CDS encoding bifunctional riboflavin kinase/FAD synthetase, which codes for MQGWHGLQDVPGDWGRSVVTIGVFDGVHRGHQRMVRRAVALAEHLGLPSVVITFDPHPDEVVRPGSHPPRLTTARHRTELLGDLGVDAVCVLPFTLEFSHMTPDEFVQAVLVDRLHAAGVVVGENFRFGHKAVGDVETLRQLGEKYDFVAEGVPLVSNGEAISSSLIRRWLADGEVGAAAEALGRPHRVEGVVVRGHQRGRALLGFPTANVESPSFTAIPADGVYAGWLECTQSPSPYEGQRWPAAISIGTNPTFEGVERTVEAYALDRDDLDLYGVHVVVDFAVRLRDTVKFDSIEALIEQMRRDVDEARRLLSE
- the rpsO gene encoding 30S ribosomal protein S15; protein product: MSLDTAAKKTIIAEYGTGDGDTGSPEVQIALLSKRISELTEHLKTHKHDHHSRRGLLLLVGRRRRLLKYLASKDITRYRTLIERLGLRR
- a CDS encoding polyribonucleotide nucleotidyltransferase, coding for MEGVHSTEAVIDNGSFGTRTVRFETGRLARQAAGSAVVYLDDDTMVLSATTASKNPKEGLDFFPLTVDVEERMYAAGRIPGSFFRREGRPSEDAILTCRLIDRPLRPSFVKGLRNEVQVVATVMALNPEHLYDVVAINAASLSTQLAGLPFSGPIGGVRVALINGQWVGFPTHAELEGATFDMVVAGRVLEDGDVAIMMVEAESTRDTLRLVAEGSVAPTEETVAEGLEAAKPFIKVLVEAQSRVAEVAAKETAQYPIFLDYQEDAYEAVSGAVKSELASALTIAGKKERETELDRVKALALEKLGADFEGREKEISAAFRTLTKKLMRERVINEGVRIDGRGTKDIRQLSAEVHVVPRVHGSALFERGETQILGITTLNMLRMEQMIDTLNPERTKRYMHNYNFPPYSTGETGRVGSPKRREIGHGALAERALLPVLPSREEFPYAIRQVSEALGSNGSTSMGSVCASTMALLDAGVPLKDMVAGIAMGLIGENGAYVTLTDILGAEDAMGDMDFKVAGTRDLITALQLDTKLDGIPAEVLAGALKQARAARLAILSVMQEAIDSPAEMNPTAPRIITIKVPVDKIGEVIGPKGKMINQIQDDTGAEITIEDDGTIYIGATDGPSAEAARSTINSIANPHMPEVGERYLGTVVKIAAFGAFVSLLPGKDGLLHVSQIRKLHGGKRIENVEDVMNVGDKIQVEIAEIDSRGKLSLVPVEVIEKEAAAKAEGGASGDGDGAGRSEPEFREPSAPREERAERPRRTRTRGGRDDRNS